In the Rhea pennata isolate bPtePen1 chromosome 25, bPtePen1.pri, whole genome shotgun sequence genome, one interval contains:
- the DEF6 gene encoding differentially expressed in FDCP 6 homolog: MDLRAELLKSIWYAFTALDVEKSGKVSKSQLKVLSHNLYTVLRIPHDPVALEEHFRDDDDGPVSSQGYMPYLNKYILDKVEEGAFVKENFDELCWTLTAKKNYKPDRNGNSIVSHQDAFKLWCLFNFLSEDKYPLVMVPDEVEYLLKKICTAMNVELNSCELDDYLSQEPQGQGGLTVWQFLDMVNSGRFLRGIEQEAISMAVEEVYQEVIEDVLKQGYLWKKGHLRRNWSERWFTLKPSVLSYYMSEDRKEKKGSITLDKHCCVEVLPDRDGKRCMFCVKTSSRTYEMSASDTRQRQEWTLAIQTAIRLQAEGKKSLHKDLKQKRREQREQREQRKAAKEEETKRLKQLQEEKERKLQELELLKEAQRQAELLLQEEEQRRRQQHEQMQRTLEIQLREAEQARASMQAEMVLKEAEAERQRKRIIELEEMQGRLQEALQQEVKARQDEESVRYAQARLLAEEEEKLKQLMKLKEEQEEYIIKTQIEKQVLKQEMENKNKCLEEAQKQLEEVRVNRQRVDQDVMAAQRKLRQASTNVKHWNVQMNRLMHPIEPGDKRTNVSGGGFAGYQPLLSRRDSSLKLKQKVEDKGSNPARDESKENVSNGGNSSLSQPPRADITTTEPSN, translated from the exons GTGCTGTCGCACAACCTGTACACGGTGCTGCGCATCCCCCACGATCCCGTGGCCCTGGAAGAGCATTTCCGAGACGACGACGACGGGCCGGTGTCCAGCCAGGGCTACATGCCCTATCTCAACAAGTACATCCTGGACAAG GTGGAGGAAGGTGCTTTTGTCAAAGAAAACTTTGATGAGCTCTGCTGGACCCTGACTGCGAAGAAGAATTATAAGCCTGACCGGAATGGGAACAGCATTGTGTCTCACCAAGATGCCTTCAAGCTCTGGTGTCTCTTCAACTTCCTCTCTGAAGACAAATACCCTCTTGTCATGGTGCCAGATGAG GTGGAGTACCTGCTGAAGAAGATCTGCACAGCCATGAATGTGGAGCTGAACTCCTGCGAGCTGGATGACTACCTCTCTCAGGAGCCACAGGGGCAGGGCGGCCTCACGGTCTGGCAGTTCCTGGACATGGTGAACTCTGGGCGGTTCCTGCGAGGCATCGAGCAGGAGGCCATCAGCATGGCTGTGGAGGAGGTGTACCAGGAGGTCATCGAGGACGTGCTCAAACAG GGCTACCTCTGGAAGAAGGGCCATCTGAGGAGGAACTGGTCAGAGCGGTGGTTCACACTGAAGCCCAGTGTCCTGTCTTACTACATGAGTGAGGATCGGAAGGAGAAGAAGGGGAGCATCACATTAGACAAGCACTGCTGCGTGGAG gTGCTGCCTGACCGCGATGGGAAGAGGTGCATGTTCTGCGTGAAGACATCCTCCCGCACGTATGAGATGAGTGCCTCTGACACCCGGCAGCGCCAGGAGTGGACACTAG ccATCCAGACAGCCATCCGGCTGCAGGCCGAGGGCAAGAAATCCCTGCACAAAGACCTCAAGCAGAAGCGGCGGGAGCAGCGGGAGCAACGGGAGCAGCGCAAGGCAGCCAAGGAGGAGGAGACGAAGCGGCTCAAGCAGCtccaggaagagaaggagaggaagctGCAGGAACTGGAGCTGCTCAAGGAGGCCCAGcggcaggcagagctgctcttgcaggaggaggagcagcgGCGGAGGCAGCAGCACGAGCAGATGCAGAGGACACTGGAGATCCAGCTGCGGGAGGCCGAGCAG GCTCGTGCCTCCATGCAGGCAGAGATGGTCCTGaaggaggcagaggcagaaCGTCAGCGCAAGCGCATCATAGAGCTAGAGGAAATGCAGGGGCGTCTCCAGGAGGCCCTGCAACAGGAGGTGAAAGCGCGACAGGACGAAGAGTCTGTGAGATACGCACAAGCCAG GCTACtagctgaggaagaggagaagttGAAACAGCTGATGAAGCTGAAGGAAGAGCAAGAGGAATACATCATCAAAACTCAGATAGAGAAGCAAGTCCTCAAGCAGGAGATGGAGAACAAGAACAAGTGTCTGGAAGAGGCCCAGAAGCAGCTGGAAGAAGTGAGAGTGAACAGGCAGCGAGTGGACCAAGACGTCATG GCAGCCCAGCGGAAGCTGCGACAAGCCAGCACCAACGTCAAGCACTGGAATGTCCAGATGAATCGACTGATGCATCCTATTGAGCCAGGAG ACAAGCGTACAAATGTGAGTGGAGGAGGCTTCGCTGGCTACCAACCCCTCCTTTCCCGGAGAGATTCTTCCCTCAAACTCAAGCAGAAAGTGGAGGATAAAGGCAGCAACCCTGCGAGGGATGAGAGCAAGGAAAATGTGAGCAATGGTGGGAACAGCAGCCTGTCGCAGCCTCCACGTGCAGACATCACGACCACAGAGCCTTCCAATTAG